A genomic segment from Malaclemys terrapin pileata isolate rMalTer1 chromosome 1, rMalTer1.hap1, whole genome shotgun sequence encodes:
- the SYCE3 gene encoding synaptonemal complex central element protein 3: MAKSEPRERNYDNMVKMLEDLNRDLEKLLEEMEKLSVQATWMAYDMVVMRTNPDLANSMRRLEDAFLNCKEEMEKNWQEMLKETKGTEQKQE, encoded by the exons ATGGCCAAATCTGAACCTCGGGAAAGAAACTATGACAACATGGTAAAAATGCTGGAGGACCTGAACAGGGATTTAGAAAAACTTCTGGAAGAAATGGAGAAACTATCAG TGCAGGCAACCTGGATGGCATATGATATGGTGGTTATGCGTACCAACCCAGACTTGGCCAACTCCATGAGGCGACTGGAAGATGCATTCCTGAACTGCAAAGAAGAGATGGAAAAGAACTGGCAAGAGATGCTGAAGGAAACTAAAGGCACtgaacaaaaacaggaataa